The following coding sequences are from one Lolium rigidum isolate FL_2022 chromosome 6, APGP_CSIRO_Lrig_0.1, whole genome shotgun sequence window:
- the LOC124658892 gene encoding lachrymatory-factor synthase-like: MDAEASAGVAVAAAPQSKAWEWEGRVVSAVPAATADEAWALLSDFLAFHRWHPRVPICRLASGAAAPAAGCMRYCEGTPPGDGTPADWAHETLLEHDQARRFFRYEMNDNNMGFGAFFAAFRVVPAPAPAAGCELRWEFQCEPVRGTPKEALVARLQAGLDGMAARVREHVLSARAAAPSVAAGLEAADELRLDNSIAV, translated from the coding sequence ATGGACGCGGAGGCCAGCGCCGGTGTCGCCGTAGCTGCAGCACCACAGAGCAAGGCGTGGGAGTGGGAGGGGCGGGTGGTgtcggcggtgccggcggcgacggcggacgaGGCGTGGGCGCTCCTGTCGGACTTCCTGGCGTTCCACCGGTGGCACCCGCGCGTGCCGATATGCCGTTTGGCATCGGGCGCCGCTGCGCCGGCCGCCGGGTGCATGCGCTACTGCGAGGGCACCCCGCCCGGCGACGGGACGCCGGCCGACTGGGCGCACGAGACGCTCCTCGAGCACGACCAGGCGCGCCGCTTCTTCCGCTACGAGATGAACGACAACAACATGGGCTTCGGCGCCTTCTTCGCCGCCTTCCGTGTCGTCCCCGCCCCGGCGCCGGCCGCCGGGTGCGAGCTGCGGTGGGAGTTCCAGTGCGAGCCCGTGCGCGGCACGCCCAAGGAGGCGCTGGTGGCGCGCCTTCAGGCCGGGCTCGACGGCATGGCGGCGCGTGTGCGCGAGCACGTCCtgtccgcgcgcgccgccgcccccagcgTGGCGGCCGGGTTGGAGGCCGCCGATGAGCTCAGGCTGGACAACTCTATCGCCGTCTGA